The Leguminivora glycinivorella isolate SPB_JAAS2020 chromosome 7, LegGlyc_1.1, whole genome shotgun sequence genomic interval attataattgtttttaaagatttttttacaagtttttttcgaaaattcaaatttcagtattgcaaattaaaaaacgactattaattattagtaattattcgtatttcaaatactgaagcttggatcaatacaaaatttctgtacgtatagaatatgtgtctctgaaaatgttcatgacccctgaaatcgggaaaaggaaacatatgttccacttaccccggctatggtagttcccgttaccccggtatgtcatttgtaggttgtgttatgaatcacgttgaattttcatatttacagcatagttttctcaaattcaaataccagacatgaacattaaacatataaaggaatatttacagatatcaaaagtcttcggacatgactttttgctacccaaatcactacacaaataatactcgtccaactcgtggtcttgtagcacgacaactgattttttgtttttgtcaaggacGCACAGTCCTTAGAGCTagcgctatttttgtttttgtttcggaactaaatcctaggtagtaccttaccgaccaccaaatgacccagctacagtctatgaattcagagttaccgatcagtgtttcccttcccccatagtcccacttaccccacctgaccttacacgaaaaaaaaaattaaataaaaatatttagctGCTTTTTAGTAGGTATGTGTTAATGAAAATTGATGAATACATGACACACGTTTTTCACTCTGCATTCATTCAAAAATAGACTTCtattaacgtttttttttaatacagaaAAAGATTCTAAATTATAAACGCTTTTCAACCAAGGACACGACTAATTTCTCTAAAGCGTTTTCTCGAGAGTTCGCACGCCCACGCATCGTCAAATATAGTTTAGTGGTGTATAAACGTCTTGCACGTGACTTTCGGGATGTTCCAGTGGGCTGTAACAGCATATATTTCGTCTATTTACTTCTCTGTCACTCtaatattgacgaccggtctatctcagtcggtaatgaccctgcctgctgagccgcggtcctgggttcgaatcccggaaagggcatttatttgtgtgatgagaacagatatttgttcctgagagtatgtatatcgtcgcttagcacccatagtacaagctttgcttggggctaagttgatctgtgtatggtgtccccgatatttatttattattttattaatatgcgagagcgatagagacagaatACGAAATTTTGATGTTCGGTATAGGCTCACAGTCCTTCGACTGGTAAATTCTGAGTGAGAAGTTATCGCAATTTACGTAATTTCAGTGATATTCATTTGATAAACGATTATGACGACTTTCATAACGGTAATGCGTGTTTTACTACGCATATGTAAATAAAGTATGTCGGTTTTTACGTTAATTTAACATCATTGAGCGTAATTTGTAGGTGTAGATACATATACCTAGGTTGGTAAGAAAAACTATGACGTAGGTATTTCGTCACCTCCAAAATGAACTCGTAATTGTAAAATCGTAGACTAAAACCTAATAACAGGTTTTTCTACTAGTAAAAAATACAATAGGTATGTTTGTTTTATCAATACTATAAGATAATTCTGTcacatcttgggattagttgtcgaagcggaccccaggttcccatgagccgtggcaaatgccgggataacgcaaggaggatgatgaagatAATTCTCTCACATTCATAAACAGCTGATATGTCACGCTGTAAATAAGGTACctcgggacaaatctcgactgtggGACAGTtgtaactaatattttttttccattacactatgatgttgagttctacatgtatccactgaacacgcctgccaTACATagccggtggacactatttttaataatgcaaacattgtaaaacatggaaaaaatggatcagttacatttgccccccagtcgggatatatcccgctgtaccttagtgcgttttcagattatccgatccgatatcggatgtcggaccgatatcccatacattacaggcgccatcttggattttttctatcgaaatccttccgacatccgatatcggatcggataatgtgaaaacggtcttactcGTAATACGCCGCAAACCACAGAATAGAAAATAGCTAATAAAACTTACATCACAGAGCTTCGGTCGTAACTTTATGCCTTGCTTGACCAAACATAGGGCTCGCACCAGCCGTAAGTTAGCCAGGAGAGCTAAAGTTATTACAACTTAAATCTAACACCGATACTTGCAGTTCTATCTGCTAGAGATATATCCTCTACCGCTCCACCGATTTCAGGATGTTGAACTAAAGAAAACCTGTGAAAGTTATGGAAtgaaatataaattacaaatacgtataactataaaataaatatgacatCTTATTAGTACAGGCTGGTTGcctatactaaaaataaaatattttaagcaccacataattagaagaataaTATGGACagttgttatttttaaacataatttctatttaataacccaaagagaaaaatataaagtaaatgaattgaccgtgacgtctttcctcagtatttcatagtaattccatattagcaaatcgttttgacagttcataaaaagaagctgatttgactatagtaggaaactagcctattgtatgaATGCAGACAATTTTTAGCTTAGGCCTATATTGATGATCGCAAGAGTGCGTTATTTTTATCGCTGTCCCTTAACAGGGCACGacaatttgtgagtgtgcacgggaaaagtcccactttgtcgattgccataaagccgctttgtcagtttattcatataaagacaccacaaatataatttatacctatttataagTGTGCGATCGTCAGTTCGAGGCCGAACTAATTTTACGCGAAAACTACGGCCAACATTTGTTTTTGTCGTTATTCCTAACGATTCGGGTCAATGAACTATTATCGAactattgacgaccggtctggcgcagtcggtagtgatcctacctgctacgccgcggtcccgggttcgaatcccggtaagggcatttatttgtgtgatgagcacagatatttgttcctgagtcatggatgttttctatgtatataagtatttatatattatatatatcgttctctgagtacccacaacacaagccttcttgagcttaccgtgggcctcagtcaatctgtgtaagaatgtcctataatatttatttatttattttatttatttatcacgtTTAACCGAAATATGTCAAACATTTTCTGTTAGCTTTAATCACTGAGTATCCTAtggatttttaaaaagtagGTCATAATCGCGTAAATACGTGTTAGACGCATAATGCCCTACGAACTTACGAACGCAATTATGTTTATTGAAGATAGGTTCATACATAGGCACCGATTCAATCGCATGTATgccacataaaaaattaaaaatatcaagGTATAGCAACAATGGGAAATAATTCTGTCCTCGTAGCTCATCGATCGATATATTATTTACGGAATACTGTTTTACCGCGGTCTTCCTAGGAAACCGGCAACTAATCACTATTTAAATATTAGATTCGCAAATCGCCTAGAAACGGTTCCGAGTAGTCGGGTTCAATTTTATCGATTCGTCACGATTACGATTTTATCGATTGCTTCGTACACGTAACAAAGAAACGGTTGAAATTAACTTTTGTTTTCTTTGATTGTGTCTTCAATTTAATCATTATATTTTAGTGCTAACCGAATTACGAAATTGGCATATTATTGTTACTTCGTTAGTCTTAATAAAATCGATCAAAGAAAAGTTTTTACCGTTCTCATACTTGCTACACGAGTATCAAAAAGCGTGTGTAGGTGTACTTACTTACCTAAACATAGTACACAgtagcagcggctggtccatacaagccgaatCCCACCGCCTCGCCTAAAACTGATTACTAGTATaaaatacctaatgttaaggtaggtttcttttagCTTTGGTGTTACCTAGCAgacattttcaccagccgccactggtacacagtacataattatgtagttaGTACAATAGGTATGATAGGTTTACAGATTATTAATGTCGTATTAGATACTATATGTATAATCTTTATTAAGTAGATATTATTGgtaattttttatttgaacATTATTATTCTGTTATTGTGTATTTATAAAGGTTACCTATCTATTTTTGGTTAACacattaaaaagtttttttttttgctttgatCACCTTTTAAACCACCATTTTCTTTGCCCACAGTGCCCACAACATGCATATTGAAGTGCAAGTCGCTCTCAACTTCGTCATATCCTACCTATACAACAAGCTACCCCGGCGGCGGGTGAACATCTTCGGCGAGGAGCTCGAAAAGGCGCTGAAGGACAAGTTCCGGGGTCACTGGTACCCCGACCGGCCGTGCCGGGGCTCCGCGTTCCGGTGCCTGAAGACCGGGGGTCCGCTGGACCCGGTGCTGGAGCGCGCGGCGCGGGAGTCGGGGGTCCCGGTGCGGGATGTGCTCGAGCACTTGCCGAGGGACCTGGCTGTTTGGGTTGACCCAGgtaatttttttactaaaactaTACTCTGACAAACCAGTACGTTGTCAGTAGAAAACAACACGAAAGTAAATAACACCCCTTACGTGTGTTGCAGAGTACAAAGAAAAACTTTAGTTATTTACTTGAAAGCTTGGTCAATCTTGGCAGACCTTGAAAATCTGACTTTAATTGTGTACGGTATACGGAATTGTAAATTGTTGGCTGCAGTTCCACCTTGTTTCTGTTACCGTATGAACTTGTGCCAATTTTATAAGTAGCTTGTGAATCTTGACTACCTAAATCGCGAAGACTTACCAGCTGATTTTAAAGTAAAACTACAGGAAACACAGGATTTTAATAGTTTAGGCTGCTCGGAGAAGAATGACATCCGTAGTGTgtcttcacattatccgatccgatatcggatgtaggaccgatattccatacatttaagtcgccatctttgatttttggcctttgaaatccttcctacatcgatattagatcggataatgtgaaaacgcacttagacacCTTAGTGCGAAATTATTTTCCTTCGCATTTCCACGGAGACTCACGAccgtgtcatgctattttagTCAGTATCGGTACAGAAAGTATTGACGTTGACGGAACtagcacgacaaatacgaacgaTTACAATGGTGCCTGAATAATATACAAGGCCTTTCTCATGTAACCTTGCCTGTCATCAAATTTAAATCCAAACTAAACCAGATTAGACCTTCCATCACGAGAGTTGACATCACAATTTCCGTAATATTGTTAACGAACTTGTACCTAACGTGTTTCATAACTTCGCTGAAAATGGAGGAATGAGCTAAGTGTTACATTATTACTTAAGCTGCTAAATGCCAATGACATTGATGTATCGTTTTTAGAATCGAAAGGTTGAACACCAGGGTAGAGTTAGCACGGTTCAATAAcagttttgtttgtttgtttgttacaTAATCGAGGTCGGCGGGCGTAACAAGTTATTATTTGACCCCTGCCGGTTGGAACTAGGTTCGTTCGGCTAGATGGATTGAAGATCTCAATTGGTTTCTTTGATTCTTGTGCTCTCAAGCTCGAAGCGGTTTTGTAATAGCGGTTTTTACCGTCATTTCTTTTGATTATACTTACCAATGATACTCAATTGTAATGGGTAGGTACCTGTACCTAATGATTACACTTAGACTGCGCAATCATATTCAGAAGATATGCAATATCATGTAATGCACATCGACTGATGTTTATGTGGATGTCTTTGCAAGCTATAGAACTGATTCGAAATAGGatagtaggttaggtaatacaGTACAGCGCAGACTCTCCTATCCATTTTTTGCCTATCTACCTATAATGAAGTCTAGTTTAAGCATTATCTAagctatatttattaatttcgacaaagtttaataaaacaaaagaagACTGTCACTAAAACAAAGATTTCATTGATTTTATGTCAATAATTGATGACACGTCCAAACCATGGTATTGAAAATCCCATGGAGAGTTTGCATGATGGTCCGACCGAAATATTGTTTAACCCATTGTTACctaaattcaaaataattttcctcgTTTCAGGAGAGGTGTCGTACCGGATCGGAGAAAAGGGAGCGGTGAAGGTGCTATTCAGTAGCGACGAGCGAGCGGCTGACGAGCGGACTGACCGGGAGGTGAGATCTTATCTTTTATTTAATCCCTATTTGGTACACACAAATTCACAGATATTGATAGGTAGATTGATTCTTATTTGAACGGTGGGAGTGGCGCAACATACCTCATTACCAACCCCTACCCAATGCTGCATTGCAGTTAACAGACAACACGGACCCTGATTTTGCCTTTGATGCTTTAATAACTTTACCATAACTAGCACTAAAttagtttttctacgatattATTGACTATTCGGAATACATTTTAGTATAATGATTATGTGGCGTAGTTTGTGTTttatcatttttcatttttcaatgAATTGCAACACTGATAACGGAGGCTGCTCACAAGATCATGCCATTAATCTTTGACTACGCTATCAAGCCTCCCACGCAGGCGTAGGCGGGTCAATTGGATGTTAAAGTTCTGCTCAAACGAATCATTTTCTGCCTCGTTATACTGTCTAACTTCTGTTCGTGCCTGTCTTATCACATTTATCAAAAGGCGTCACGAGATTTGAAGATCTGGCGAGGTATTTTGGCACGTGTAGTGTCAAGAGACATGTATAACTATGATTGCGTGTTCTGTACACCAATGTCCTTCAAATCTTGTGAGGTTATGTGGTTAATGTGTTTAGTTATGCTTGGGTAGAATTCCCACTCGCCACTCATGACAGAGACGTCAGATGACATTGAGAAAATGAACCCGATATTGAGCCAAAGCCAAGGCGATGTCACAGCGCTGACTCGGAGCCAAGTAATCTCAAAGCTAAACTGAATGATTGTCGGTTCCAGGTGACCCGGGCGTTCAACCCGGAGGCGCAGTGCTTCCGGCCCGTGGAGCCCGCGGCGGCGCCgtcgccgcccgcgcccgcagCCTTCTCGCCCGCGCCGCCGTTCCGCGCGCAGCCGCTCACCTTCACCACCGCCACCTTCGCGCAGACCAAGTTCGGCAGCACCAAGCTGAAGACGAGCAGCAAGCGCGCCAACCGCATGTCGCCCACCGAGTTCAGCAACTACATCAAGCAGCGCGCGGTGCAGCAGCAGCTCGCGGCGCGCGCGCTGTCGCCGGCGGCCGACCCGGCCGCGTACTTCGTGGGGCGGCGCGAGGGCCCGCCCGCGGGCGCGCCGCCGTacccgccggcgccggcgcaccTGCTGCTCGCCAACTGAGCCGCGCACGCGCGCTAGCCGCCCCGCGCGA includes:
- the LOC125228425 gene encoding protein Tob1, producing MHIEVQVALNFVISYLYNKLPRRRVNIFGEELEKALKDKFRGHWYPDRPCRGSAFRCLKTGGPLDPVLERAARESGVPVRDVLEHLPRDLAVWVDPGEVSYRIGEKGAVKVLFSSDERAADERTDREVTRAFNPEAQCFRPVEPAAAPSPPAPAAFSPAPPFRAQPLTFTTATFAQTKFGSTKLKTSSKRANRMSPTEFSNYIKQRAVQQQLAARALSPAADPAAYFVGRREGPPAGAPPYPPAPAHLLLAN